One part of the Sphingopyxis sp. TUF1 genome encodes these proteins:
- a CDS encoding tetratricopeptide repeat protein produces the protein MNAKYLKYIASAALLAVATPMPAALAQEGSFQGTSLLGQPMYTAPSRTANVAATETLERAARDAKAAFEANMTVDSATWYGRILFYQGYTKESAAVYDQALKRFPNSGKLLRHRAHRHFSLREFDKSIELGLKAAKLYENQPLEREKPGPDYFPGDPDVVQYYLYYHLGQAYFAKHDFDNAAKWFGKSAEAAAFTHDVEARTANTYWEYLSLARAGNLREAQALLNDYDLSLFEVHPKGGSDTYFDGIQLFKGNRAADSFFSDKDSGRAFATADGVAASTAYSLANYYILRGEPEKAKPWLQRSINVDSWSFFARIQAEADWLLLFPNEKP, from the coding sequence ATGAACGCCAAATATCTGAAATATATCGCCTCGGCCGCCTTGCTCGCGGTCGCGACGCCGATGCCGGCGGCGCTCGCACAGGAAGGCAGCTTCCAGGGCACCTCGCTGCTCGGCCAGCCGATGTATACGGCGCCCTCGCGCACCGCGAATGTCGCGGCGACCGAAACGCTCGAGCGTGCGGCGCGCGATGCCAAGGCGGCGTTCGAGGCGAATATGACCGTCGACAGCGCGACCTGGTACGGCCGCATCCTTTTCTATCAGGGTTATACGAAGGAATCGGCGGCGGTTTACGATCAGGCGCTCAAACGATTTCCCAATTCAGGCAAGCTGCTCCGCCACCGCGCGCACCGCCATTTCTCGCTGCGCGAGTTCGACAAGTCGATCGAGCTGGGACTGAAGGCCGCGAAGCTATACGAAAACCAGCCGCTCGAGCGCGAAAAGCCGGGCCCGGACTATTTCCCGGGCGATCCCGATGTCGTGCAATATTATCTCTATTACCATCTCGGCCAGGCCTATTTCGCCAAGCATGATTTCGACAATGCCGCCAAATGGTTCGGCAAGTCGGCCGAAGCCGCTGCCTTCACCCACGACGTCGAGGCGCGGACGGCGAACACCTATTGGGAATATCTTTCGCTCGCGCGCGCCGGCAATCTTCGCGAGGCGCAGGCGTTGCTCAACGATTATGACCTGTCGCTGTTCGAAGTGCATCCGAAAGGCGGATCGGACACTTATTTCGACGGCATCCAGCTGTTCAAGGGCAACCGCGCGGCCGACAGCTTCTTCAGCGACAAGGACTCGGGTCGCGCCTTTGCCACGGCCGACGGGGTAGCGGCGTCGACGGCATACAGCCTCGCAAACTATTATATCCTGCGCGGCGAGCCCGAGAAGGCGAAACCCTGGCTCCAACGCTCGATCAACGTCGACAGCTGGAGCTTCTTTGCCCGGATCCAGGCCGAAGCCGACTGGCTGCTGCTGTTTCCGAACGAAAAGCCGTGA
- a CDS encoding CaiB/BaiF CoA-transferase family protein: MKLHISAEGGPLAGIAVLEKSDDAAARYCGRILSVLGAQILRVRSAVPLQADAVDLWLDEGKSFIGTFDEGLTRLADYPPSHRAVLVGQSPETVGSVDRSLAERGVDALRLGITWFGHEGPYRDWQGDDALIQGLIGIAASFGASDGPPMLPQGFGPQITAGATLVVGALAALWGRKRGGQTRRVDVNIFEAAMCFTEPSPPLAEAGAAAPGRTGINRFATNHPTTVYPTSDGWIGVTALTPAQWSALAEMVGHPEWAEDPRFATSLARVANAEALDTALAAILIRETSEYWLIEGQRRRVPLAPVPDHRELLETPHWRERESFIPLPGAPGIVAPRLPFRIFVDGKPRDEQPPESPPASPLEGVRVADFSMGWAGPMCTRLLADLGADVIKVESDTHYDWWRGWEPPGESDPPKYELMPAFLIMNRNKKDICLDLTDRRGREVAETLVSRSDIVIENYAPGVMNKLGLDPDRLLGLRSGLVMVSMGAFGASGPWSFFRAYGSTVEHASGMPHVNGQADWPPVLQHTALGDPVAGIYGAIAALAGLHGRSRLGGAWFDLGQVECLFQLGADAIVRAQTEGPPQRLGSRSIHHAPRCVVAASDGHVAIVARDSVQWAALARWLRKPQWIAEWSSIADRNVHGDEIESALCVAIASMTAAEAADALQASGIPAAPINRAENLPVERHLEQTGAWTRIERRYVGSHCTPAPVFRIDGPRLPISRPAPTLGEHSDELMKMLGSPL, from the coding sequence ATGAAATTGCACATCAGCGCCGAAGGCGGACCTCTTGCCGGGATTGCGGTGCTCGAAAAGTCGGATGACGCCGCGGCGCGTTACTGCGGCCGGATTTTGTCCGTCCTCGGCGCACAGATATTGCGGGTGCGCAGTGCAGTACCGCTCCAGGCCGACGCCGTGGATCTCTGGCTCGACGAAGGCAAATCGTTCATCGGGACGTTCGACGAAGGGCTGACCCGTCTGGCGGACTATCCCCCCTCGCATCGTGCGGTTCTCGTCGGACAGTCGCCAGAAACAGTCGGATCGGTAGACAGGTCCTTGGCGGAGCGGGGCGTTGACGCGCTTCGCCTCGGCATCACATGGTTCGGTCATGAAGGACCCTATCGGGACTGGCAGGGCGACGATGCCCTGATCCAGGGTTTGATCGGCATCGCGGCGTCCTTCGGGGCGTCCGACGGCCCGCCGATGCTGCCCCAGGGCTTCGGACCGCAGATCACTGCGGGCGCCACCCTCGTCGTGGGAGCGCTCGCCGCGCTTTGGGGGCGCAAGCGAGGCGGCCAAACCAGACGCGTCGACGTCAATATTTTCGAAGCTGCCATGTGCTTCACCGAACCCTCGCCGCCCCTCGCGGAAGCGGGTGCGGCTGCGCCCGGCCGAACCGGGATAAACCGCTTCGCGACCAACCACCCGACCACCGTCTATCCAACGAGCGACGGATGGATCGGCGTAACCGCGCTCACGCCCGCCCAATGGTCCGCGCTTGCCGAGATGGTTGGACACCCGGAATGGGCGGAGGATCCCCGCTTCGCGACATCGCTCGCGCGCGTCGCAAACGCCGAAGCCCTCGACACCGCGCTCGCCGCAATCCTGATCCGCGAAACTTCCGAATATTGGTTGATCGAGGGCCAGCGCCGCCGGGTTCCGCTGGCGCCCGTCCCCGATCATCGTGAACTTCTGGAGACGCCACACTGGCGCGAGCGGGAAAGTTTCATTCCCCTGCCGGGCGCCCCGGGCATAGTTGCCCCCCGATTACCATTCCGCATTTTCGTGGACGGGAAGCCCCGCGACGAGCAGCCGCCCGAAAGCCCGCCAGCCAGCCCGCTCGAAGGCGTGCGCGTTGCCGACTTCTCGATGGGATGGGCGGGACCGATGTGCACCCGGCTGCTCGCAGATCTCGGAGCCGACGTCATCAAGGTGGAGTCGGACACCCATTACGACTGGTGGCGCGGCTGGGAACCGCCGGGCGAATCCGATCCACCCAAATATGAGCTCATGCCGGCATTTCTGATCATGAACCGGAACAAGAAGGATATTTGCCTCGACCTGACCGACCGACGCGGACGTGAGGTTGCCGAAACCCTTGTCAGCCGGTCGGACATCGTGATCGAAAATTACGCACCCGGAGTGATGAACAAGCTCGGCCTCGACCCCGATCGTCTGCTCGGCCTCCGTTCCGGTCTTGTCATGGTGTCGATGGGTGCGTTCGGTGCGTCCGGACCATGGAGCTTCTTCCGCGCTTACGGCTCCACGGTGGAGCACGCCTCCGGCATGCCCCACGTCAACGGCCAGGCCGACTGGCCACCGGTCCTGCAACACACCGCACTGGGAGACCCGGTCGCGGGCATTTACGGCGCGATCGCCGCGCTTGCCGGCCTCCATGGCAGGAGCAGGCTTGGCGGCGCCTGGTTCGACCTTGGACAGGTTGAGTGTCTGTTTCAGCTCGGCGCTGACGCCATCGTTCGCGCCCAGACGGAAGGCCCCCCGCAGCGCCTCGGCAGCCGTTCGATACACCATGCGCCGCGCTGCGTGGTCGCAGCGAGTGATGGTCATGTGGCAATCGTCGCCCGGGATAGCGTTCAATGGGCCGCGCTCGCCCGGTGGCTGCGCAAACCGCAGTGGATCGCCGAGTGGTCCAGCATTGCGGACCGGAACGTGCACGGCGATGAGATCGAGTCCGCCCTCTGCGTGGCCATCGCATCGATGACGGCTGCGGAGGCGGCCGATGCCCTCCAGGCTTCGGGAATTCCGGCCGCCCCGATCAACCGGGCCGAAAATCTGCCGGTCGAGCGTCATCTGGAGCAAACCGGAGCCTGGACGCGGATCGAACGCCGCTATGTCGGAAGCCACTGCACCCCCGCGCCCGTCTTCCGGATCGATGGCCCACGCCTGCCCATATCGCGCCCGGCCCCCACCTTGGGAGAGCACAGCGACGAACTCATGAAAATGCTCGGTTCGCCGTTGTAA
- a CDS encoding TonB-dependent receptor gives MFKRLLLSSAVLPLTLFHVAHAAAQETAPPESADEEASRQGFTDIIVTARRVEENLQRVPTSVTAVSGDMLRTESVIAVKDLPKLAPSLSVVSYFNDMNARFSVRGLSAGVTTYFAEAPCCGGIASAPFLDIASVQVLNGPQGTLFGRSSAAGAVLITPQKPEFNDWGGLVDMTVGTYGRAQFTGVVNIPVVDDRLAVRLAVNANRVGGYTKQFGTSKRVDDVNNQQYRLGIAFKSGGLENTLFASYENIDQSATGSVLAGYKPTHPNLSPAFLAVLEAETARLEQGGKKAARITAPPYDGQAQLTQMKHASVVNNTQIEVIDSGATRVRLKNIFSFDSFTSNSAGSYDGVGGILQEGAFASANYSNFGSNNQVGTRLTAKLGPALHTYTNELQLQAELWDGLLKANIGGFYQHQRAPQNLEGTTNVYKLYSNPNGYLNAVGFIKRSVAKEKAVFGQATLDLSYAGIEGLSITGGYRYSWSDSELTTIAPVRNPVTGRFEPGTNETNSATKSKGYNYTLSIQQQFTPDIMAYASATRAYVPGGVNAISPPPGANLPGYKPVYDAATVNTQEIGLKTQFYLGDVAVRLNTAAYNTDYKNIAQTLLGLVNGVSYRYLANIAAIQLRGVEAAGTVVFNPSFSVNFGYSYNHAKYKTWTGVDPYNIARPGDAICVPESPAGVCFLDLSNNPLPYMPKHSGNVTLQYTAPLGDDVGELGLSASFFTQSRVYYVAAAARDLQLYPGGLDAISQAPYSTINLRAELRDVAGSGWNGAVFVNNLTDKLYATGKVAQLHTLGFAAANYAPPRMFGLQVWKKF, from the coding sequence ATGTTCAAGAGGCTCCTGTTGTCGTCCGCGGTGTTGCCGCTGACACTGTTTCACGTCGCCCATGCAGCGGCTCAGGAAACCGCCCCGCCTGAAAGCGCCGATGAGGAGGCAAGCCGTCAAGGCTTCACCGACATCATCGTTACCGCGCGGCGAGTGGAGGAGAATCTGCAACGCGTGCCGACCTCTGTCACCGCAGTAAGCGGAGATATGCTGCGCACGGAAAGCGTGATCGCAGTCAAGGATCTGCCGAAGCTCGCGCCATCGCTTAGCGTCGTGTCCTATTTCAACGACATGAATGCCCGCTTCTCGGTGCGCGGCCTGTCCGCTGGCGTCACCACCTATTTCGCCGAGGCTCCATGCTGCGGCGGTATCGCAAGCGCGCCGTTCCTGGACATTGCATCGGTCCAGGTGCTGAATGGACCGCAGGGTACATTGTTCGGACGGTCGAGCGCGGCTGGCGCCGTGCTGATCACTCCGCAAAAGCCCGAATTCAACGACTGGGGCGGCCTGGTCGACATGACGGTCGGCACTTATGGTCGGGCTCAGTTCACCGGGGTCGTCAACATTCCCGTGGTCGACGATCGTCTCGCCGTCCGCCTTGCCGTAAACGCCAATCGCGTCGGCGGTTACACCAAGCAGTTCGGCACGAGCAAGCGTGTCGATGATGTTAACAACCAGCAGTATCGCCTCGGCATCGCGTTCAAGTCCGGGGGGCTCGAGAACACGCTTTTCGCGTCCTATGAAAATATCGATCAGTCTGCGACGGGTTCGGTCCTTGCCGGTTACAAGCCGACCCATCCCAACCTGAGCCCCGCGTTTCTTGCGGTGCTCGAAGCCGAAACGGCTCGTCTGGAACAGGGCGGAAAGAAGGCCGCGCGCATTACGGCTCCGCCCTATGACGGGCAGGCGCAGTTGACGCAGATGAAGCATGCCAGCGTCGTCAACAACACGCAGATCGAGGTGATCGATTCTGGTGCGACACGCGTTCGCCTCAAGAACATCTTTTCGTTCGACTCCTTCACCTCGAACAGCGCCGGATCCTATGACGGGGTCGGCGGCATCTTGCAGGAAGGGGCATTCGCTTCGGCGAACTACAGCAATTTCGGTTCGAACAACCAGGTCGGGACGAGGCTGACCGCCAAGCTCGGTCCCGCGCTCCACACCTATACCAACGAGCTTCAGCTACAGGCTGAACTGTGGGACGGCTTGCTCAAGGCCAATATAGGCGGCTTCTATCAGCACCAGCGGGCGCCCCAGAACCTGGAAGGCACCACCAACGTCTACAAGCTGTATAGCAATCCCAATGGCTATTTGAACGCGGTAGGCTTCATCAAGCGTTCGGTAGCAAAGGAAAAGGCGGTTTTCGGCCAGGCCACGCTCGATCTTTCCTATGCCGGTATCGAGGGGCTCAGCATCACCGGCGGTTATCGCTACAGCTGGTCCGATTCCGAACTGACGACGATCGCGCCGGTCCGCAATCCGGTTACCGGTCGCTTCGAACCGGGGACGAACGAGACGAACTCGGCCACGAAGAGCAAGGGCTATAACTACACGCTTTCGATCCAGCAGCAGTTCACGCCCGACATCATGGCCTATGCTTCGGCGACGCGCGCCTATGTACCCGGCGGCGTGAATGCGATCAGCCCGCCTCCCGGCGCCAATCTCCCGGGTTACAAGCCCGTTTATGATGCCGCGACAGTGAACACCCAGGAAATCGGCCTCAAGACCCAATTTTATCTGGGCGACGTGGCGGTCCGGCTCAACACCGCAGCCTATAACACCGACTACAAGAATATCGCCCAGACGTTGCTCGGCCTCGTCAATGGCGTATCGTATCGCTACCTCGCCAATATCGCGGCAATCCAGCTGCGCGGTGTCGAAGCCGCGGGTACAGTGGTATTCAATCCGAGCTTCAGCGTAAACTTCGGCTATTCCTACAATCATGCGAAGTACAAGACATGGACGGGCGTTGATCCGTACAATATTGCGCGTCCGGGCGATGCCATTTGCGTACCTGAATCCCCGGCGGGCGTCTGCTTCCTCGATCTCAGCAATAACCCTTTGCCTTACATGCCGAAGCATTCGGGGAATGTGACGCTCCAGTACACGGCGCCGCTCGGTGACGACGTCGGCGAACTCGGGCTGTCGGCATCGTTCTTTACGCAAAGCCGGGTCTATTATGTCGCGGCTGCAGCGCGCGATCTCCAGCTTTATCCGGGCGGTCTCGATGCCATTTCGCAAGCTCCCTACAGCACCATCAATTTGCGGGCGGAACTGCGCGACGTGGCGGGATCGGGCTGGAATGGCGCGGTCTTCGTGAACAACCTGACCGACAAGCTTTATGCGACGGGCAAGGTCGCGCAGCTTCATACGCTCGGTTTCGCGGCGGCAAACTATGCGCCGCCGCGGATGTTCGGGCTTCAGGTCTGGAAGAAATTCTAG
- a CDS encoding phytanoyl-CoA dioxygenase family protein — translation MATQPIRQEVDGISPELSARLDELKLWDNVRDLVEDGYTIIQDPAAHAITDELREAILRLSQTSEGENRGRRAGLLLGRDPVFAKAVTVPRLLALAEFLLGRGMLLSQLLGTIRGPGGGSLGLHADNSWFPEPFPAWEIMCTACWVTDEFTEEHGATMIIPGTHKQKRHPPKDVRKSLEGAQAIVAPKGSICLWDGSVWHGNYARKTPGERVVLHTTYTRLGMQPIDDYSHFGDEWLEQNSSELRGLLGRDLFFHSTTETSGQTDQEKLRHTYRMVHGPQGY, via the coding sequence ATGGCAACGCAACCAATCCGCCAGGAAGTGGACGGTATCTCGCCGGAATTGAGCGCGCGGCTCGACGAACTGAAATTGTGGGACAATGTGCGCGACCTGGTCGAGGATGGCTATACGATCATCCAGGACCCCGCTGCGCACGCAATCACCGACGAATTGCGCGAGGCGATCCTGCGGCTTTCGCAGACATCGGAAGGGGAAAACAGAGGGCGGCGCGCGGGTTTGTTGCTCGGCCGCGATCCGGTCTTCGCAAAAGCGGTCACCGTCCCGCGGCTGCTGGCGCTCGCGGAATTCCTGCTCGGCCGCGGTATGCTGCTGAGCCAGCTCCTCGGAACGATACGGGGACCGGGCGGAGGCAGTCTTGGGCTGCACGCCGACAATAGCTGGTTTCCCGAGCCGTTTCCCGCATGGGAAATCATGTGCACCGCCTGCTGGGTCACCGACGAGTTTACCGAAGAGCATGGCGCAACGATGATCATACCGGGGACGCACAAGCAAAAGCGTCACCCCCCGAAAGACGTCCGCAAGTCGCTGGAGGGTGCGCAGGCGATCGTTGCACCGAAGGGATCGATCTGCCTGTGGGACGGATCGGTGTGGCACGGCAATTACGCCCGCAAGACGCCCGGTGAGCGGGTCGTGCTTCATACCACCTACACGCGGCTCGGCATGCAACCGATCGATGATTATAGCCACTTCGGCGATGAATGGTTGGAACAGAACTCCTCCGAACTGCGCGGCCTTCTCGGCCGCGACCTTTTCTTCCATTCGACCACCGAAACCAGCGGGCAGACGGACCAGGAAAAATTGCGCCATACCTACCGTATGGTCCACGGTCCGCAGGGATATTGA
- a CDS encoding AMP-binding protein — MSDIWTGSAIPVAEACVTGPLLERYARETPDKVFALFEDGSNWTYAETLAIVQKMAGGLRSLGVAQGDYVNVWLPNGRETIAVWLAINWLGAIYVPINLAYRGNILEHVVANGRARLMIAQSDLAERLRTIDHACLTDIVTLGDTPEAMGNIRFHTWESLDGAQVAEPARVMPWDVQMVIYTSGTTGPSKGVLVTYCHSYTSVSAAFGYVGPDDRYLVALPLFHISGTGGVLLALYNGASFALISQFSTSNFWRVVRETGTTCLVLLGVMAAFLAKEPPRDDDRDHPLRSVMMVPYTEDAAIFESRFGCEVRTCFNMTEISTPLVAEPGGNFPVSSCGTVRAGVEARLVDAHDVDVADGEIGELILRCDRPWSMTTGYLNNPEATAAAWRNGWFHTGDAFRRDEAGNYFFVDRIKDAIRRRGENISSFEVESDVCSHVSIREAAAIGVPSPFGEEEVMVVVAPAPGEKVDPKKLIEFLEPRMAGFMLPRYIRTMDNLPKTPTQKVQKHLLRAEGITADTFDRLA, encoded by the coding sequence ATGAGCGATATCTGGACGGGCAGCGCTATTCCGGTCGCGGAGGCTTGCGTGACGGGACCGCTGCTCGAACGCTATGCGCGCGAAACCCCCGACAAGGTCTTCGCTCTCTTTGAGGATGGGAGCAACTGGACTTACGCGGAAACGCTCGCGATCGTTCAGAAAATGGCCGGCGGTCTCCGTTCGCTCGGCGTCGCTCAGGGCGACTATGTCAATGTGTGGTTGCCGAATGGCCGGGAAACGATCGCGGTCTGGCTGGCGATCAACTGGCTCGGCGCGATCTATGTTCCGATCAATCTGGCCTACCGCGGGAATATTCTCGAACATGTCGTCGCGAACGGACGGGCGCGACTGATGATCGCGCAGTCGGACCTTGCCGAACGGCTGCGCACGATCGACCACGCATGTCTGACCGACATCGTCACGCTGGGCGATACGCCCGAAGCGATGGGCAATATCCGCTTCCATACGTGGGAGAGTCTCGACGGGGCGCAAGTCGCGGAGCCGGCCAGGGTCATGCCCTGGGACGTGCAGATGGTGATCTACACATCGGGGACGACCGGCCCGTCGAAGGGCGTCCTCGTCACCTATTGCCACAGCTATACGTCGGTCAGCGCCGCGTTCGGATATGTCGGTCCCGACGATCGCTATCTCGTCGCCTTGCCGCTGTTCCATATTTCGGGAACCGGGGGCGTGCTCCTCGCACTCTACAACGGCGCATCCTTTGCGCTGATCTCGCAATTTTCGACCTCCAATTTCTGGCGCGTCGTGCGCGAGACGGGGACCACTTGCCTTGTCCTTCTCGGGGTGATGGCCGCCTTCCTCGCCAAGGAGCCGCCGCGGGACGACGATCGCGATCATCCGCTGCGATCCGTCATGATGGTTCCCTACACCGAGGATGCCGCCATTTTCGAAAGCCGGTTCGGCTGCGAGGTGCGAACCTGCTTCAACATGACCGAGATATCGACCCCGCTGGTGGCCGAGCCCGGCGGCAATTTCCCGGTATCGAGCTGCGGCACGGTCCGCGCCGGGGTGGAAGCGCGGCTCGTCGATGCCCATGACGTCGACGTCGCCGACGGCGAGATCGGCGAGCTCATTTTGCGTTGCGATCGTCCCTGGTCGATGACGACCGGCTATCTCAACAATCCCGAAGCCACCGCGGCCGCGTGGCGTAACGGGTGGTTCCATACCGGCGATGCGTTCCGACGGGACGAGGCGGGGAATTATTTCTTCGTCGACCGGATCAAGGATGCGATCCGTCGCCGCGGCGAAAATATCTCGTCCTTCGAGGTCGAGAGTGACGTCTGCTCGCATGTGTCGATCCGTGAGGCCGCGGCGATCGGCGTGCCAAGCCCCTTCGGCGAGGAGGAGGTGATGGTCGTCGTTGCGCCCGCGCCGGGTGAGAAGGTCGATCCGAAAAAGCTCATCGAATTTCTGGAGCCGCGCATGGCCGGCTTCATGCTGCCGCGTTATATTCGCACGATGGACAATCTGCCCAAGACACCAACGCAGAAGGTGCAGAAGCATCTTCTGCGCGCAGAGGGGATCACGGCCGACACGTTCGACCGGCTCGCCTGA